DNA from Pelobacter propionicus DSM 2379:
GGCCCTGGTTCCCCCGGCTTCCCTGGGGGCGCTGCTCTTCTGGAGCTCCGTGGAGATGGTCCGCGGTTGCGGAAGACCGGGAGACCGGGGTGAATGTGCCACGGTAGCTCTCACCGCGCTCATCACCATCGGGGGCAATGTGGCCCTGGCTCTGCTGGGGGGGATCGTCTTCGACCGGCTGCGCCGCCATTTAGGCGACAGGTAAAAACAGAAACCATAGATTCGGGGTGAAACGGCTCAGGAGGGGCGGGATTGGGAATATGTTGTGGAGGGCACGACTGAGGACGTTCAATGCAACCTGAAAAAGCAGTTGTTCACGCAAAGTCTCAAAGTTCGCGAAAAAAAGCAGCTAGATACATAAAAAAAACACTCGAATCACCTGTTTGGTGAAGCATGACTATTTAACAACTATTTGATTTCTTTGCGTCTTTGCGCCTTTGCGTGAGATGAATTGCCGTTTTCAGACATACTGGTGAGGCAAACGCGGGGGGCAGATCCAGGATCTGCCCCCCGCGTTCAACATATCAGAGATCCACATCCAGCTCGTTCTGGACCAGCTGCTCCCTCACCTGCCGCTTGCGGATCAGAACCAGCTCCGCGTCCTTCATCTTCATCACCGCCGGCGCCTTGCGGTGGGAATTGTAGTTTTCCGGCGACATGCTCTCTGAATAGGCCCCGGTCCCGCCGATGACCACGTAATCGCCGATCTCCGCCTCGGCCACCTGCACCGGAACGATGGTTCCCTCGTTGTCCAGGCGCACCGAGTCGCCGCTCTCGCAGCAGCGCCCCACGATGCCATAGGGTGTGGCAGTGCCGACGGAGTAGCTGTCATACTCGCTGGAGCGCAGGGTCCCGTCCTGCCCCACGATGGAGATGGGATGCTCGGAACCGTACAGGAGCGGCCGGGACAAGAGTTCCATGCCGCCGTCCACCAACAGGAAGTTCATCTCGTTGGTCAGTTTCTTGTCCATGACCCGGGTGATGATATAGCCGGAATTGGCCACCACGAAGGTCCCGGGCTCGATCTCCATCCTGAGCGCCCGGCCGGTCTGCTCCTTGAACTCCTTCAGCCTGGCCGCGGCGTAGGTTCCCAGCTCGTTGATATCGGCCTGTTTTTCCCCCGGCATCCTGGCAACCTTCAGGCCGCCGCCGAAGCTTACCGTACCCGCATCGGGGAAGTAGGAGCGCACGAAGCCCAGCTCGCGGTCGATATTCTCCCGCCACTTCTCGGGATCGCCGCCCGAGCCGATGTGCACGTGCACCTGGGTGAAGCGCAGCCCCTTATCCCGGGCCATCTCCACCACCGTGGGAATGTCGTTCAGGTGCACGCCGAAGCAGGAGTATTCGCTCCCCGTATCCCTGGTCTGGCTCTCCCCACCGCCGGAGGCGCCGGGGTGCACACGGATGGAGAGATCGATGCCAGCCTGTTTGGCGAAGTCGGCGATCAGCCGGTACTGGGTCAGGGAACAGACGTTGTATTTTAGGCCGTTGCGGATCATTCCTTCCAGTTCCTCCCGCTCCTGGCCAAGAGGGACCTCCTGGGTGGTCAGCATCATGCGGTCATAGGGGATGCCGGCGCTATGGGCCCGGGCAGCCTCGTCCACGGACGAGCAGTCCAGGTCAAGCCCCTTGCCGGTCACCACGCGCAGGACGGTCCGGTCGGAATTGGCCTTCATGGCATAGCGCACGTGCAGGCCAAAGGCGTTGGGCATGTTCAGCAGCTGGTCGCAGCTCTGTTCGATGAATGCCCGGTCGTGCAGATACACCGGCGTACCCCATTTTTGGGCAATCAGCGGAACAAGCGCTGCGTCGAGTCTGGTTGGTCCAAAGTGATTCTGTGTCATTGGTGATCACTACCTCTCTCGTGTGATATAAAAAAAACGGTTTCGAACCTGGATGCGGCAGGTGGAGCCGTACTGCGTTCGCCCCGGATCATTCTCCCCAGGTTTCCCAGACAATGCCGATCCACTCCTCCAGGTACAGATCCAGATACTCGCGGCTGATGGCGCTGGCGTGGGGCGTGATCAGCACATTGGGAAGCCTCCAGAGCGGCGAGGAAGGGGGGAGCGGTTCCTCGCGGAACACGTCCAACCCGGCTCCCGCCAGGGGGCCGTCCCGCAGGGCGCTGATCAGATGCTCCTCGCGATAGCAGCTGCCCCGGCCGAGATTGTACAGATACGAGCCCGGTTTCATCAACTGGAAATGACGCTGGGTGAACAGATCCTCGGTCCGGGGGCCGCCGGGGAGCATCAGCACCACGTGGTCCGCCAGGGGGAGCTCATCTTCCAGGCTGTCGAAGGTCACCACCCGCTGGGCAAAGGGATCGTTCTCGAATCCCTCCCTGCTGCGCTTGACCCCGGTGATGCGTGCACCAAAGGCCCGGATCAGCTCCGCCATCTGGCGGCCGATGGCGCCGTAGCCTATGATCAGTATCTGCTGGCTGAAGAGCGAAGAGCTGCCATCCAGGGCGTTGCGGTCCCAGAGCCGGTTATTCTGGTTCTCACGGCAGTGCCCCAGGCGGCGGTTGAAATAGAGCATCATGGCCAGCAGGCTCTCGCGCATGATGCGGCCGTGGAACCTGCCGTAAAAGTTCCTGACCCTGCCGGATGGATCGGCGGGGACCCAGTCTCTCCCGGCTGCCGGGGTGAATACCGCCTCCAGTCGGGGCAGCAGTTCATAGCGGTCGGCCCTGAACTGCCAGGTCAAGAGCCAGTCCGCCTCGCCCAGCAGATGGCGCAGTTCATCCCTCCCGCCGGCCTCCAGCAGGTTGACACCGGGAAAGGCCTGGCGTATGCGCTCCAGGTGGCGCGCCTGTATGGAGAAAGAGGCCACATCGCTCTTCAGGTGTACCAGGAGATTCTTCTGTAGCATGAGTACCCCCATGGAAGCCGATTTCTGCGTAGGTATACCATCCTGAGATTCGGGGCATCAACCAAATAGTTGCGCGAGCCGGAAACGATTTCTCGTCAGGAGCCGCTTCCGAAGCGTTTTTCCGTTTCAGCTCCCCTCCGGTTTCCTGTATCATTGCGTCATTTCAGGAGGTATGAACCATGATCGAACTGCTCCGCAAACGCCGCAGCATCCGCTGCTATACCGATGAACCCATAGACCGCGCAACCGTCGACCTGCTGATCGAGGCGCTGCTGCGCGCGCCCTCCTCGCGAAACATCAACCCCTGGGAATTCATCGTGGTTGACGATCGCGACCAGCTGGTACAACTCTCCCGGGCCAAGGAGC
Protein-coding regions in this window:
- a CDS encoding D-2-hydroxyacid dehydrogenase, producing MLQKNLLVHLKSDVASFSIQARHLERIRQAFPGVNLLEAGGRDELRHLLGEADWLLTWQFRADRYELLPRLEAVFTPAAGRDWVPADPSGRVRNFYGRFHGRIMRESLLAMMLYFNRRLGHCRENQNNRLWDRNALDGSSSLFSQQILIIGYGAIGRQMAELIRAFGARITGVKRSREGFENDPFAQRVVTFDSLEDELPLADHVVLMLPGGPRTEDLFTQRHFQLMKPGSYLYNLGRGSCYREEHLISALRDGPLAGAGLDVFREEPLPPSSPLWRLPNVLITPHASAISREYLDLYLEEWIGIVWETWGE
- a CDS encoding diaminopimelate decarboxylase, which produces MTQNHFGPTRLDAALVPLIAQKWGTPVYLHDRAFIEQSCDQLLNMPNAFGLHVRYAMKANSDRTVLRVVTGKGLDLDCSSVDEAARAHSAGIPYDRMMLTTQEVPLGQEREELEGMIRNGLKYNVCSLTQYRLIADFAKQAGIDLSIRVHPGASGGGESQTRDTGSEYSCFGVHLNDIPTVVEMARDKGLRFTQVHVHIGSGGDPEKWRENIDRELGFVRSYFPDAGTVSFGGGLKVARMPGEKQADINELGTYAAARLKEFKEQTGRALRMEIEPGTFVVANSGYIITRVMDKKLTNEMNFLLVDGGMELLSRPLLYGSEHPISIVGQDGTLRSSEYDSYSVGTATPYGIVGRCCESGDSVRLDNEGTIVPVQVAEAEIGDYVVIGGTGAYSESMSPENYNSHRKAPAVMKMKDAELVLIRKRQVREQLVQNELDVDL